One window from the genome of Haloprofundus halobius encodes:
- the serA gene encoding phosphoglycerate dehydrogenase, producing MKVLVTDPIADAGLERLREAGHEVETAYDVADDDLLVAVADANALVVRSGTDVNRELFEAAPDLVIVGRAGIGVDNIDIDAATDHGVIVANAPEGNVRAAAEHTVAMAFAAARSIPQAHVRLKAGEWAKSDYLGTEVNGKTLGIVGFGRVGQEVAKRLGNLGMDLVVYDPYISEERADQFGADLVDELDACLARADFLTIHTPLLPETRGMIGEAELETFGHGYVVNCARGGIIDEDALAAAVEEGTVAGAALDVFEEEPLAADSPLVDADDVIVTPHLGASTEAAQESVAVDTAEQVLAAFDEEPVLNALNAPSVDEKAFPRIKPYIGLAETAGKIAAQVFGERISEIEVAYDGDIAAENVELVTASGLKGVFEPLEWQVNAVNAPHLAEERGIDVTESKSRQSEDFQSLVTVTVGDGEETLSVSGTLFAGEEPRIVRIDGYRVDAVPHGHMLVARNYDKPGVIGLIGTVLGDHDVNIAGMFNARETRGGEALTVYNLDSAVPEEAAEALLADDRITDVRTIVLNGDAETRRLDVAAE from the coding sequence ATGAAGGTGCTCGTCACCGACCCGATAGCCGACGCCGGCCTCGAACGACTCCGCGAGGCGGGCCACGAAGTCGAAACCGCCTACGACGTCGCGGACGACGACCTGCTCGTCGCCGTCGCCGATGCCAACGCGCTCGTCGTCCGCTCCGGAACCGACGTCAATCGAGAACTGTTCGAGGCTGCACCCGACCTCGTCATCGTCGGCCGCGCCGGCATCGGCGTCGATAACATCGACATCGACGCCGCCACCGACCACGGCGTCATCGTCGCCAACGCGCCCGAAGGGAACGTCCGTGCCGCCGCCGAACACACCGTCGCCATGGCGTTCGCCGCCGCACGCTCGATTCCGCAGGCGCACGTCCGCCTGAAGGCCGGCGAGTGGGCCAAGAGCGACTACCTCGGCACCGAGGTCAACGGTAAAACGTTGGGAATCGTCGGCTTCGGCCGCGTCGGCCAGGAGGTCGCCAAACGCCTCGGAAACCTCGGGATGGACCTCGTCGTCTACGACCCCTACATCTCCGAGGAGCGTGCCGACCAGTTCGGCGCGGACCTCGTCGACGAACTCGACGCCTGCCTCGCTCGCGCGGACTTTCTCACCATCCACACGCCGCTGCTGCCCGAGACGCGCGGGATGATCGGCGAAGCGGAACTGGAGACGTTCGGCCACGGCTACGTCGTCAACTGCGCCCGCGGCGGCATCATCGACGAGGACGCCCTCGCGGCGGCCGTCGAGGAGGGCACCGTCGCCGGCGCGGCGCTCGACGTGTTCGAGGAGGAACCGCTCGCGGCGGACTCGCCGCTCGTCGACGCCGACGACGTCATCGTTACGCCGCACCTCGGCGCATCGACTGAAGCGGCACAGGAGAGCGTCGCCGTCGACACCGCCGAACAGGTGCTCGCGGCGTTCGACGAGGAACCCGTCCTCAACGCGCTCAACGCCCCCTCCGTTGACGAGAAGGCGTTCCCGCGAATCAAACCGTACATCGGCCTCGCGGAGACGGCCGGCAAAATCGCGGCGCAGGTGTTCGGCGAACGCATCTCCGAGATCGAGGTGGCGTACGACGGCGACATCGCGGCCGAAAACGTCGAACTCGTCACCGCGAGCGGCCTCAAGGGCGTCTTCGAACCGCTGGAGTGGCAGGTCAACGCGGTCAACGCCCCCCACCTCGCCGAGGAGCGCGGCATCGACGTCACCGAGAGCAAGAGCAGACAGAGCGAGGACTTCCAGAGCCTCGTCACCGTCACCGTCGGCGACGGCGAGGAGACGCTCTCCGTCAGCGGGACGCTCTTTGCGGGCGAGGAACCGCGTATCGTCCGCATCGACGGCTACCGCGTCGACGCCGTCCCGCACGGCCACATGCTCGTTGCGCGCAACTACGACAAACCGGGCGTCATCGGCCTCATCGGCACGGTCCTCGGCGACCACGACGTGAATATCGCGGGGATGTTCAACGCCCGCGAGACCCGCGGCGGCGAGGCGCTCACCGTCTACAACCTCGATTCGGCGGTCCCCGAGGAGGCCGCCGAGGCGCTGTTGGCCGACGACCGAATCACCGACGTCCGCACCATCGTCCTCAACGGCGACGCGGAGACGCGCCGCCTCGACGTCGCGGCCGAGTAA
- a CDS encoding med21 domain-containing protein, whose protein sequence is MSADSAHSTQWTAARPGSADESSAESQRHPEALEARIRQLEAELEHVEAERQAIIDHYEGLLAEERSRTDSTSVHRQNEHPLRRLLGL, encoded by the coding sequence GTGTCGGCGGACTCGGCGCACTCGACGCAGTGGACGGCGGCACGACCCGGTAGCGCGGACGAGTCGTCCGCCGAGTCCCAGCGGCATCCGGAAGCGTTGGAGGCGCGAATCCGCCAACTGGAGGCGGAACTCGAACACGTCGAGGCCGAACGGCAGGCTATCATCGACCACTACGAGGGGCTGCTGGCCGAGGAGCGCAGTCGCACCGACAGCACCTCGGTTCATCGGCAGAACGAACACCCGCTCCGGCGACTGCTCGGCCTCTGA
- the thrC gene encoding threonine synthase — MSLKLSDGSQTAPEVADEGIWLECIECGETFAPFETVRYTCDDCDGLLEVRYDDLPTWDEFESDERGVWRYSAALPFEEGVSLPEGDTPLHEVPRLEESVGVHRLRIKHEGMNPTGSFKDRGMTVGVRVAKELGVDRLACASTGNTSAALAAYGARAGLETLVLLPEGKVAAGKIAQASLHGARILEVDGNFDSCLDIVQNLAARGEAYLLNSLNPFRLEGQKTIGLEILERFYAEEGRYPDRIVLPVGNAGNTAALYKAFRELVASGALHPRDVPKLTGVQAEGAAPMVEAIENDADEVRRWDEVETKATAIRIGNPVNAPKALPGIRETGGTAVSVSDAAITSAQRALAREGIGVEPASAASVAGLQKLRNEGIVDADEDVVCLTTGHLLKDPDAAFEAGDDPEPVPNDTDAVLRHLEGDSGGIMSKVKNKFGR; from the coding sequence ATGAGTCTGAAGCTCTCCGACGGGTCGCAGACGGCCCCGGAAGTCGCCGACGAGGGAATCTGGCTGGAGTGCATCGAGTGCGGCGAGACGTTCGCGCCGTTCGAGACGGTTCGGTACACCTGCGACGACTGCGACGGCCTGCTCGAAGTCCGCTACGACGACCTGCCGACGTGGGACGAGTTCGAGAGCGACGAGCGCGGCGTCTGGCGCTACAGCGCCGCGCTCCCGTTCGAGGAGGGCGTGAGTCTCCCCGAGGGCGACACGCCGCTGCACGAAGTACCTCGGTTAGAGGAGTCGGTCGGCGTCCACCGCCTCCGCATCAAACACGAGGGGATGAACCCGACCGGGAGCTTCAAAGACAGGGGGATGACCGTCGGCGTCCGCGTCGCGAAGGAGTTAGGTGTCGACCGTCTCGCCTGCGCCTCAACCGGAAACACGAGCGCCGCCCTCGCCGCCTACGGTGCCCGCGCCGGACTGGAGACGCTCGTGCTGTTGCCCGAAGGCAAGGTCGCCGCCGGGAAGATTGCACAGGCGAGTCTCCACGGAGCGCGGATTCTGGAGGTCGACGGCAACTTCGATAGCTGTCTCGACATCGTCCAGAACCTCGCCGCACGCGGGGAAGCCTACCTCCTGAACTCGCTGAACCCCTTCCGGCTAGAGGGCCAGAAGACCATCGGTCTCGAAATCCTCGAACGGTTTTACGCCGAGGAGGGCCGGTATCCCGACAGAATCGTCCTCCCAGTCGGCAACGCGGGCAACACCGCCGCGCTGTACAAGGCGTTCCGCGAACTCGTCGCCAGCGGGGCGCTGCACCCGCGCGACGTGCCGAAACTCACCGGCGTGCAAGCCGAGGGTGCCGCGCCGATGGTCGAAGCCATCGAGAACGACGCCGACGAAGTCCGACGGTGGGACGAAGTGGAGACCAAGGCGACTGCGATTCGCATCGGCAACCCGGTTAACGCGCCGAAGGCGCTCCCGGGCATCCGCGAGACGGGCGGCACCGCGGTCTCGGTCTCCGACGCGGCCATCACGTCCGCACAGCGCGCACTCGCACGGGAGGGTATCGGCGTCGAACCGGCCTCCGCGGCTTCGGTCGCCGGCCTGCAGAAACTCCGCAACGAGGGCATCGTCGACGCCGACGAGGACGTCGTCTGTCTCACGACGGGACATCTGCTGAAGGACCCCGACGCCGCCTTCGAGGCGGGCGACGACCCCGAACCCGTCCCCAACGACACCGACGCCGTGCTCCGCCACCTCGAAGGTGACAGCGGCGGGATCATGTCTAAGGTGAAGAATAAATTCGGGCGCTGA
- a CDS encoding helix-turn-helix domain-containing protein, whose amino-acid sequence MTDTPEMEDLVRTDDPGFGQVLACVFGIQEHESRTYLVLLEYPGSTVAELAEELDRDRSNVNRSLMTLLEKGLAERQRRLLDPGGYVYQYTATPLPEAKTMLHDALDEWVELVHERIDEFGEQ is encoded by the coding sequence ATGACCGACACACCCGAGATGGAAGACCTCGTCCGAACCGACGACCCCGGGTTCGGGCAGGTTCTCGCGTGCGTCTTCGGGATTCAGGAACACGAGAGCCGAACGTATCTCGTCTTGTTGGAGTATCCGGGAAGCACCGTCGCCGAACTCGCCGAGGAACTCGACCGAGACCGTAGCAACGTCAACCGCTCGCTCATGACGCTGTTGGAGAAGGGACTCGCCGAGCGACAGCGCCGACTGCTCGACCCCGGCGGCTACGTCTACCAGTACACCGCGACACCGCTCCCTGAGGCGAAGACGATGCTACACGACGCGCTCGACGAGTGGGTCGAACTCGTCCACGAGCGCATCGACGAGTTCGGCGAACAGTAA
- a CDS encoding DUF5828 family protein has protein sequence MEESISGFKLHGSWGEVVEHGERITRALHDIGVSGEAFDEWDEWRPKSHERLGEDVNQKTAEQASVGEGEGEKAGKNPDDDLRTAGEKLSESYEKAEQGDNEGAMERWQDSIGYVARAADSASRKAVRAVESTVYQKVMTQLAPYYFDNELVSANIQKTTRGEEVRFIFEVNVNDDELKEQVSERLGEYEDSIDRWHVDTEKETENVEAVEGVEPPKPKETTRSTTN, from the coding sequence ATGGAAGAAAGCATATCCGGGTTCAAGCTTCACGGGTCATGGGGTGAAGTCGTCGAACACGGCGAACGAATCACCCGCGCCCTCCACGATATCGGCGTCTCCGGCGAGGCGTTCGACGAGTGGGACGAGTGGCGGCCGAAATCCCACGAACGGCTCGGCGAGGACGTGAATCAGAAGACGGCAGAACAGGCGAGCGTCGGCGAGGGTGAAGGCGAGAAGGCCGGGAAGAATCCGGACGACGACCTCCGCACGGCGGGCGAGAAACTGTCCGAATCGTACGAAAAAGCCGAACAGGGCGACAACGAGGGTGCGATGGAACGCTGGCAGGACTCCATCGGCTACGTCGCGCGGGCGGCGGACTCGGCGAGCAGGAAGGCGGTCCGCGCCGTCGAGAGCACCGTCTACCAGAAGGTGATGACCCAACTCGCGCCGTACTACTTCGACAACGAACTCGTCAGCGCGAACATCCAGAAGACGACGCGAGGCGAGGAGGTGCGGTTCATCTTCGAGGTGAACGTCAACGATGACGAGTTGAAAGAGCAGGTATCCGAGCGCCTCGGGGAGTACGAGGATAGTATCGACCGCTGGCACGTCGACACCGAAAAGGAGACCGAGAACGTAGAGGCCGTCGAGGGCGTCGAACCGCCGAAACCGAAGGAGACGACGCGGTCGACGACGAACTAG
- a CDS encoding cupin domain-containing protein, with protein sequence MSYRLVDSDAVDPTPDRPCELRRLTDAAELEQMAINRFRADPGEQIPLVYHSHEKQEEAFFVLSGTLFVETPDETFEVGEGCLFAVSPGDPQRAYNPEDADAPVDVLAVGAPNVSGDASAYEPEP encoded by the coding sequence ATGAGTTACCGTCTCGTGGACTCGGACGCGGTCGACCCGACGCCCGACCGCCCCTGTGAGCTCAGACGGCTCACCGACGCCGCCGAACTGGAGCAGATGGCGATAAACCGGTTCCGGGCCGACCCGGGCGAGCAGATTCCGCTGGTGTACCACTCTCACGAGAAGCAGGAGGAGGCGTTCTTCGTCCTCTCGGGGACGCTGTTCGTCGAGACGCCCGACGAGACGTTCGAGGTCGGGGAGGGCTGTCTGTTCGCCGTCTCGCCGGGCGACCCCCAGCGCGCGTACAACCCCGAGGACGCCGACGCGCCCGTCGACGTGCTCGCCGTCGGCGCGCCGAACGTCAGCGGCGACGCCAGCGCCTACGAACCGGAACCATGA
- a CDS encoding carbon starvation CstA family protein has product MVQIIWLVATVLVLFSVGYFGYSRYLARFVELDDANTTPAHKYDDGQEYVPAKKPVLLGHHYSSIAGGAPIVGPITAGVVWGWVPALLWIAIGNPLMGATHDFVSLSASLRHEGKSIGYIVGEYVGQRGKNMLLWFAFLTIVLVVAVFALVVAIVFNAYPQAATASLIYIGLAVLFGVYLYQLNLPFLAGTAAFVVAMFVGVYVGILYPIALLPGEGYPAGTIVLLSMEGSWLPAAEAFGANSAAWIPVILVYGAIASALPVWVLLQPRDYLSSFLLYTGVGGALLAIIVGTFFGASEPLVTNLEPYYGFIGRGGLPLFPLLFITIACGTISGFHSLVSSGTTSKQLNKESDARLIGYGGMLGEGLLAVVALSAVALVSPDVGGGIGLALPTFATGGGIMLTSFGIPTSFGGPFMALVLVSFLLTSTDTAVRLGRYMMEEIIDTPETSAQSFAADRYGNALVQTLPAYILIASGSWETLWALFGGANQLLAALALLTGTVWLANWSDSKQLVSTGGPMVLMVTITVIGLSWIAFHDNLYMKFLDSEWLAAASLFEILAGVAQIVIALTLIYLALSLVKLGYENIQKVRGDPSTGEFTPGDD; this is encoded by the coding sequence ATGGTGCAAATCATCTGGCTGGTGGCGACGGTGCTCGTACTGTTCAGCGTGGGGTACTTCGGCTACTCGCGGTATCTCGCGCGCTTCGTCGAACTCGACGACGCGAACACGACACCGGCGCACAAGTACGACGACGGACAGGAGTACGTTCCGGCGAAGAAGCCGGTACTCCTCGGGCATCACTATTCGAGCATCGCGGGCGGCGCACCCATCGTCGGCCCCATCACGGCGGGCGTGGTGTGGGGCTGGGTGCCCGCGCTTCTGTGGATCGCCATCGGTAACCCGCTGATGGGGGCGACCCACGACTTCGTCTCGCTGTCGGCGAGTCTCCGACACGAGGGGAAGTCCATCGGCTACATCGTCGGCGAGTACGTCGGCCAGCGGGGCAAGAACATGCTGCTGTGGTTCGCGTTCCTCACCATCGTCCTCGTCGTCGCCGTGTTCGCGCTCGTCGTGGCGATCGTGTTCAACGCGTACCCACAGGCAGCGACGGCGAGCCTGATCTACATCGGGCTCGCGGTGCTGTTCGGCGTCTACCTGTACCAGTTGAACCTCCCGTTCCTGGCAGGTACCGCGGCGTTCGTCGTCGCGATGTTCGTCGGCGTCTACGTCGGCATCCTCTACCCCATCGCGCTGCTGCCGGGCGAGGGGTACCCTGCGGGCACCATCGTCCTGCTCTCGATGGAGGGGTCGTGGCTCCCGGCCGCGGAGGCGTTCGGCGCGAACTCCGCCGCATGGATTCCGGTCATCCTCGTCTACGGCGCGATCGCCAGCGCGCTCCCGGTGTGGGTGCTCCTGCAACCGCGCGACTACCTCTCGTCGTTCCTGCTGTACACCGGCGTCGGCGGCGCGTTGCTCGCCATCATCGTCGGCACGTTCTTCGGCGCGAGCGAGCCGCTCGTGACGAACCTCGAACCGTACTACGGATTCATCGGCCGCGGCGGCCTGCCGCTGTTCCCGCTGCTTTTCATCACGATCGCCTGCGGGACCATCAGCGGCTTCCACTCGCTCGTCTCCTCGGGGACGACCTCGAAGCAACTGAACAAGGAGTCCGACGCCCGCCTCATCGGCTACGGCGGGATGCTCGGTGAAGGACTGTTGGCGGTCGTCGCGCTGTCGGCGGTCGCACTCGTCTCGCCCGACGTGGGCGGCGGTATCGGTCTCGCACTTCCGACGTTCGCGACGGGTGGCGGCATCATGCTCACGAGCTTCGGCATCCCGACGAGTTTCGGCGGGCCGTTCATGGCGCTCGTGCTCGTGAGCTTCCTGCTCACCTCGACCGACACCGCCGTCCGTCTCGGCCGGTACATGATGGAGGAGATTATCGACACGCCCGAAACGTCGGCCCAGTCGTTCGCGGCCGACCGGTACGGGAACGCGCTCGTCCAGACGCTCCCCGCCTACATCCTCATCGCGAGCGGGTCGTGGGAGACGCTGTGGGCGCTGTTCGGCGGCGCGAACCAGTTGCTCGCCGCGCTGGCGCTCTTGACGGGGACGGTCTGGCTGGCGAACTGGAGCGACTCCAAACAGCTCGTGAGCACCGGCGGCCCGATGGTGCTCATGGTCACCATCACGGTGATCGGCCTGTCGTGGATCGCGTTCCACGACAACCTCTACATGAAGTTCCTCGACTCGGAGTGGCTGGCCGCCGCGAGTCTGTTCGAGATTCTCGCCGGTGTGGCCCAAATCGTCATCGCGCTCACCCTCATCTACCTGGCGCTATCGCTGGTGAAGTTGGGGTACGAGAACATCCAGAAGGTCCGCGGGGACCCGAGCACCGGCGAGTTCACGCCCGGCGACGACTGA
- a CDS encoding ArsA family ATPase, with translation MRKFVFFGGKGGVGKTTVSSAYAYKCANAGLRTLVVSTDPAHSTSDVFDQQFDDSPKPVDGIENLDAMELDPEEEVSRHLQGIKRSLSSQVSPAMVNEIDRQVEMAHQTPGAYEAALFDRFVDVMRESDEYDRVVFDTSPTGGTLRLLSLPEFLEGWAERLLAKRKQSVRLFERAAIGGREPRRMREGDPVIAQLEERRDRFALAGELLREEAAFFLVVNPDELSIRETKRAISSLDDATLDVRGLVVNKLTPEPDDDENGRGARFLRERVRTERERLNTLREEFDKPVVAEIVTRIAEVKGDLLVEVAAEIDVEVRPEPVE, from the coding sequence ATGCGGAAGTTCGTCTTCTTCGGCGGCAAGGGAGGGGTAGGAAAGACGACGGTGTCGAGCGCGTACGCCTACAAGTGCGCGAACGCGGGGCTTCGGACGCTCGTCGTCTCGACGGACCCCGCGCACTCGACGTCGGACGTGTTCGACCAGCAGTTCGACGACTCGCCGAAACCGGTCGACGGTATCGAGAACCTCGACGCGATGGAACTCGACCCCGAGGAGGAGGTGAGTCGCCACCTCCAGGGCATCAAGCGGTCGCTGTCGAGTCAGGTGAGTCCGGCGATGGTCAACGAGATAGACCGGCAGGTCGAGATGGCCCACCAGACGCCCGGCGCGTACGAGGCGGCGCTGTTCGACCGGTTCGTCGACGTGATGCGCGAGTCCGACGAGTACGACCGCGTCGTCTTCGACACCTCGCCGACCGGCGGGACACTTCGGCTCTTATCGCTGCCGGAGTTTCTGGAGGGATGGGCCGAGCGACTGCTCGCCAAGCGAAAACAGAGCGTCCGCCTGTTCGAGCGCGCGGCCATCGGCGGGAGAGAGCCCCGACGGATGCGCGAGGGCGACCCCGTCATCGCGCAGTTGGAGGAGCGGCGCGACCGGTTCGCGCTCGCGGGGGAACTGCTCCGCGAGGAGGCGGCGTTCTTTCTCGTCGTCAACCCCGACGAACTGTCGATTCGCGAGACCAAACGGGCAATCAGCTCGCTCGACGACGCGACGCTCGACGTCCGTGGACTCGTCGTCAACAAACTCACGCCGGAACCCGACGACGACGAGAACGGCCGGGGCGCGCGCTTCCTGCGCGAGAGGGTCCGGACCGAGCGCGAGCGCCTGAATACGTTGCGCGAGGAGTTCGACAAACCGGTCGTCGCCGAAATCGTGACGCGCATCGCGGAGGTGAAAGGCGACCTGCTGGTCGAGGTGGCCGCCGAGATCGACGTCGAGGTACGTCCAGAACCTGTTGAATGA
- a CDS encoding CobW family GTP-binding protein produces the protein MTQTIPVTILSGSLGAGKTTLLNHLLRNAGDRNIAVLVNDMGDLNVDAELVSANSDLSVGDGVAELSNGCICCELQDDLETAVTRLARNRDFDALVVESSGISEPEPVARLFTTGSRAAALYEVDSLVTVLDSRLFYDAFGGSGVAERRGTDEDDSRPLSDLLVEQVEFANVVLLNKADLVSEAEMAAVEEMVRALRPDAEILRTTESAVDPDRLFGRNLYDPATAAEMAGWKRALDEDGEHREGEHHDGHESHGRDDHESHGRDVHNHRHPDEVYGVSSFTYRRRRPFHPERFAALLSDLPSNVVRSKGTCWVAGRESPIVVGQAGASVRAEAVGRWIASLPELDQELYRSNHRELEWDDEWGDRRTAFVVIGTDLDEDAVARQLDDCLLTDEEMDEVWETFENPFPRQGEELVVTEP, from the coding sequence ATGACGCAGACGATTCCCGTCACTATCCTCAGCGGGAGCCTCGGTGCCGGGAAGACGACGTTGCTCAACCACCTGCTGCGTAACGCCGGAGACCGGAACATCGCCGTCCTCGTCAACGACATGGGCGACCTCAACGTCGACGCGGAACTGGTGAGCGCGAACTCCGACCTCTCGGTCGGCGACGGCGTCGCCGAACTCTCCAACGGCTGTATCTGCTGTGAACTGCAGGACGACCTCGAAACGGCGGTCACCCGACTCGCGCGCAACCGCGACTTCGACGCGCTCGTCGTCGAGTCCTCGGGCATCAGCGAACCAGAACCGGTCGCGCGCCTGTTCACCACCGGGTCGCGTGCGGCGGCGCTGTACGAGGTGGACTCGCTCGTGACGGTGCTCGACTCTCGGCTGTTCTACGACGCCTTCGGGGGAAGCGGCGTCGCCGAGCGCCGCGGTACCGACGAGGACGATAGCCGCCCCCTCTCGGACCTCCTCGTCGAACAGGTGGAGTTCGCCAACGTCGTACTGTTGAACAAAGCCGACCTCGTCTCCGAGGCGGAGATGGCCGCTGTCGAGGAGATGGTGCGCGCGCTCCGCCCGGACGCCGAGATTCTCCGGACAACGGAGTCGGCGGTCGACCCCGACCGCCTGTTCGGCCGCAACCTGTACGACCCCGCGACGGCCGCCGAGATGGCGGGGTGGAAACGGGCGCTCGACGAGGACGGCGAGCATCGCGAAGGAGAGCACCACGACGGTCACGAAAGCCACGGTCGCGACGACCACGAAAGCCACGGTCGCGATGTCCACAACCATCGCCACCCCGACGAGGTGTACGGCGTCTCGTCGTTCACCTACCGCCGACGCCGTCCCTTCCACCCCGAGCGGTTCGCGGCGCTGCTCTCGGACCTCCCGTCGAACGTCGTCCGCTCGAAGGGAACCTGCTGGGTCGCCGGGCGGGAATCGCCCATCGTCGTCGGCCAGGCGGGGGCGTCGGTGCGCGCCGAGGCGGTCGGCCGGTGGATAGCGAGTCTGCCGGAACTCGACCAGGAACTCTATCGGTCGAACCACAGGGAGTTGGAGTGGGACGACGAGTGGGGCGACCGGCGCACCGCGTTCGTCGTCATCGGCACCGACCTCGACGAGGACGCGGTGGCGAGACAACTCGACGACTGTCTGCTCACCGACGAAGAGATGGACGAGGTGTGGGAGACGTTCGAGAACCCGTTCCCGAGGCAGGGCGAGGAACTCGTCGTCACCGAACCCTGA
- a CDS encoding SRPBCC family protein: MHEVTASRFVRAPLRVVRRALTPEAIIEYEGSFEVRGVEQTEDGPVVVAGTSRFQFALRFDALDDGLYYEQAGEAGPFDAMATTVTVASKNEGSRVTMRSSVSLGLPLSSVTDRVAAWKRRGELQRALDALAADVE; this comes from the coding sequence ATGCACGAGGTGACAGCCTCTCGATTCGTCCGCGCGCCGCTGCGCGTCGTTCGGCGGGCGCTCACGCCCGAGGCGATAATCGAGTACGAGGGGAGCTTCGAGGTCCGGGGAGTCGAACAGACCGAGGACGGTCCCGTCGTCGTCGCCGGGACGAGTCGCTTCCAGTTCGCACTCCGCTTCGACGCGCTCGACGACGGACTCTACTACGAGCAGGCGGGCGAAGCCGGACCGTTCGACGCGATGGCGACGACGGTCACCGTCGCCTCCAAGAACGAGGGGTCGCGGGTGACGATGCGCTCGTCGGTGAGTCTCGGCCTCCCGCTGTCGAGCGTCACCGACCGCGTCGCGGCGTGGAAACGGCGAGGCGAGTTGCAGCGTGCGCTCGACGCGCTGGCGGCGGACGTCGAATAG
- a CDS encoding TylF/MycF/NovP-related O-methyltransferase, producing the protein MTTARRRAAATLARVYRLGLLVASAPIVLGEYFDTDTGAAYGVDFPTKCRLAARMLWNNLRLPTGSSFVEHLVVATQILQIPVDDGGVVVECGCYLGGSTANLSLVAGLCDRTLVVFDSFEGMPEPDEADRAHVLMQSKQVHTYEAGSWRGSLSAVRDNVATYGDLEACEFRKGYFEETLPPFDRPVALVFLDVGLRRSAETCLEELWPLLRREGYLFTHDVKHMEISSLFFDQGWWRDHLHRDAPGLVGAGSGVGLHPQRNGFGSLLGYVVKDPALDGFERVEERGAGAYGDELLGASDGDDASTGE; encoded by the coding sequence ATGACAACCGCTCGAAGGCGTGCAGCGGCGACCCTCGCACGCGTTTACAGACTCGGACTGCTCGTGGCGAGTGCGCCCATCGTTCTCGGGGAGTACTTCGACACCGACACCGGTGCGGCATACGGCGTCGACTTCCCGACGAAGTGTCGCCTCGCCGCGCGGATGCTCTGGAACAACCTCCGCCTGCCGACGGGGTCGTCGTTCGTCGAACATCTCGTCGTCGCGACCCAGATACTCCAGATACCCGTAGACGACGGCGGCGTCGTCGTCGAGTGCGGCTGTTACCTCGGCGGGAGCACGGCGAACCTCTCGCTGGTCGCGGGTCTCTGCGACCGGACGCTCGTCGTGTTCGACTCCTTCGAGGGAATGCCCGAACCCGACGAGGCCGACAGAGCGCACGTGCTCATGCAGTCCAAGCAGGTGCACACGTACGAAGCCGGGTCGTGGCGAGGGTCGCTCAGCGCGGTCCGGGACAACGTCGCCACGTACGGCGACTTGGAGGCCTGCGAGTTCCGGAAGGGCTACTTCGAGGAGACGCTGCCCCCGTTCGACCGACCGGTCGCGCTGGTGTTTCTGGACGTCGGGCTTCGGCGCTCCGCGGAGACGTGTCTCGAAGAACTCTGGCCGCTGCTGCGGCGGGAGGGCTACCTCTTCACACACGACGTGAAGCACATGGAGATTTCGTCGCTGTTCTTCGACCAGGGGTGGTGGCGTGACCACCTCCACCGCGACGCACCGGGGTTGGTCGGCGCGGGCAGCGGCGTCGGTCTCCACCCGCAGCGAAACGGGTTCGGGAGTCTGCTCGGCTACGTCGTCAAGGACCCGGCGCTCGACGGCTTCGAGCGCGTCGAAGAGCGGGGCGCAGGAGCGTACGGCGACGAACTGCTTGGGGCCTCCGACGGCGACGACGCTTCGACCGGCGAGTGA